A window of Candidatus Paceibacterota bacterium genomic DNA:
CTCCCCCAAGATGATGAATAACAACGGTCAAAAATAAAACGTCAAAAATGTTGTTTTTAAAGTGAAAACTGTATAAATCTTCATGGTTTTTTTTGCGCTTTATGAAATAGCCATGAGAAAGATAAAACAGTATCCAAACAGAAAAGAGTAGAAAGATAAAGTTAGACAAAGGAACGCCAAAAATAAATCTAGCAGTCAACGCCAAAAGCATACAGGCAGCCAGAACCGCCAAGGTCAAACGAATGTCGTTTTTGACGCCCCTTAGAGATTCTTTGAATAGAATGTCTTTCGAGTTTGTTTTTTCTTTGTTTGCCATTATTTTCAACCGTTTTTATTATTCTACCACAATTTAAGGTTTTCTTTAATTTTTTCCTGCGGCTTATCAAAATCGGGCAGCCTCCCGACTAGGGTGTAAAATTCAAGTTCTTTTAATATGTCAGCTGCTTTTGCTTTATCGTAATTTATCCAAGAGCATTTTTCCAAATTGAAATCTATAGGAACGTTTTTTTCAATTTGAGCCAAATCTCTGGAAAGAAAAGCCTGCTCCCTGTATTTGAGAAGCGTTTCTCTCTGCTTCGGTTTAAGGTTTTTGGCTTTTCCAGAATTTTCCTCAAGTTCTTTATACAAATTATCCAGAGTGCTGAACTTCAAAAGAAGCTCAATGGCTGTTTTTTCTCCGATTCCGGTAACTCCCGGGATATTGTCGGAAGCATCTCCCCTCAACGCCTTAAAATCCAATACTTGCTCGGGTAAAAGACCTTGTAATTTTTCTTTAACCAGGCTTTCGTCATACAGAACAACGTCTTTCACTCCCTTTCTTAAAGCGAAGAGCTTTGTCTGTTTATCAACCAACTGCAAAGCGTCCAAGTCGCCACTGACAATAATTGTTTCAATCGGCGGAACTATTTGCTTTCTCGGCGATAAAGCAGCAATGGTTCCGATAATATCGTCTGCTTCAAACCCCTGCTTTTCAAAAATGGGTACATTGAATAATTTTAAAACTTCTTTTATCCTCGGAATCTGCTGGTACAGTTCCTCCGGAGCTTTCGGCCTTTTTGCCTTGTATAGCTTGTATTTTTTATGCCTGAAGGTCGGTGAAGGCAAATCAAAGCAGGCGGCCATGTAATCAGGATGGAAATCCTTTATCGCTTTGAAAAAAACCAGCAGAAATCCGTAAACAGCGTTTGTTGTCTCGCCTTTTTCCGTTGTTAAAATGGGCAAAGCGTGAAAAGCCCGGTGGATTATGGAATTGGCGTCAATGATTAAAATTCTTTTATGTTCTTTTTCCATTCCCCGTATATCAACTTCCAGAACCAAACGCCTTTAGGTGCGTTTTAGCCTGTAAGCGGTTATTTAATAATAATTTCATATTTACAACCATTTGAGTTATGCCCGGCGTTTGTTTAGAACGCACCTTACTGGAAGTTGTATTACGGGGCATTTTTTAATTCTATCACGATTTTTCTCGTATTTTTATTTACGAATTCGAACCTCAGCAGAATGGCGTTCTTCGGTATTATCTTTTTGACTCTGTCTGACCATTCAACAGCGATAATGTTCCGGGGATCGGAAACAAACTCCTTGAATCCTAAACCAAGCAATTCTCCAGCTTTTTTAATCCTATAACAATCAATATGGATAAACGACCTTCGGGAAGTGGAAAACTTTTTAATCAGGACGAAAGTAGGACTGAGAACTCTTTCCTTTATCTCAAGGCCTTTGGCAAGGCCCTGCAAAAAAGTGGTTTTTCCTCCGCCCAAATCTCCCACCAATCCTAAAACAGTTGCTTTTCCATAGGCTTTTGATTTTAAAATTCTCTTTGCCAAACTTTGTCCAAGCTTTTTTGTCTGAGCCGGACTTTTTGTAATGAATATGGATTCCATTGATGTTTCAATAGGCGATGATGGAAAAGATTTCCCTCATCTTCACCTTCACCCCGCTGTCTGCGGGGTTCGGTCATTGACTTTTGGGCGATTTTAAACTAAATTAAACTAACTTACTTAATTTTAAACCAAGTAGTGAAATTTTGACAGAGCTTTTCTAAAGAAAAGCTGTAAAAACCGCGTAGCGAGTCAAAATTCTACCACTTGGTAAACCTTATGGGAGAAAACTTCAAAGACAGTACCAAAGGATTGAAAATTTCTTCGGAAAAAAACAGTGAATTCAAAAAGAATATTAAAAATATTTCTGATTTAAAAACGGAAATTGAAAAAGCGACAATCGAGAACGTTTCCGAACTCATAGAAACAATTATGGTTGGCGCCATCAACTTGGGCGCCTCTGACATCCACGTTGAACCGGAAAAGGACCAAGCTAAAATCAGAACAAGGGTTGATGGTCTTCTGCAGGACGTAACCGTAATTGAATACGAACTGTATGAAAGCCTGCTTTCAAGAACAAAGCTCCTGTCTGAAATCAAGATGAATATTAGCGATCGGCCACAAGACGGCCGATTTAGTGTTTTATTGGAGACTCTGCCCATTGAAATAAGAACATCCACTTTGCCGGCCGAACACGGAGAATCAATTGTTTTGAGAATTTTAAATCCAAAATCCCTGGTTGATTTGGAAGCCCTGGGATTAAGAAGCGACTTATTAAATCTTTTTAAAAAAGAAATTGAAAAACCAAACGGCATGATTATCGTAACCGGCCCCACTGGTTCCGGTAAAACGACCACTCTTTACGCTTTTTTGAAAAAAATCAATAAGCCCGAAATAAAAATAATCACCATTGAAGACCCGATTGAATACCATGTCAATGGCATTTCCCAGACCCAAGTAAATCCGTCAAAGGGATATGATTTTGCCTCAGGCCTCCAATCCATTGTCAGACAGGACCCTGACGTCATCCTGGTCGGTGAAATCAGAGATCCGAAAACCTGCCAAATAGCCCTGCAAGCTGCTTTGACCGGCCACTTAGTTTTCTCAACCCTGCACACAAACGATGCAGCCGGCACTATTGCCAGACTTACCAGTTTAGAAGGATCTTTGTCCAATATCGGACCAGCTGTTAATATGGCTGTTGCCCAGAGATTGGTCAGAAAAGTCTGCAAAAAATGCAACAAATTAATAACTCCCTCTCCGCATATTTTGGAAAAATTCAAAAAAGAACTGAAAAGCCTGCCGAAAACCGTAAAAATTCCCTCAATCAGCAAAGGGTTAAAAATCCCCCAGGCCAAAGGATGTAAAGAATGCAATTCCACCGGCTATAAAGGAAGGCTTGGCATATTCGAAGCAATCCTGATTGACGATGAAATGGAAGGTTTTATTTTAAAAAACCCGTCAATAGCCGCTTTTAAAGAAGAAGCCATAAAAAGAGGCATGATTCCCATGCGCCAGGACGGCCTGATCAAGGTCTTGGAAGGTCTGACAACAATTGAAGAAGTGGAAAGAGTATCAATTGAATAATAAGATAAAAAAATAGCCCCAGGGCTGGGGGGACTAGAGTACTAGGGACTAAAGTTTGAAACCTTTTTGAGGATTCTCCCAGTGAAACCAGGAGGTCCGTCAGGAAGAAAGGTTCCGTCCCCCAGCCCAAGAGCTATTTTCCAATAAATATATTGTAACAGATTATGTTATTTTTGTCAAGAGCTGAGGCAAAACCCGGACTATTCTTTTTAGTCTTTTTGTTTACTTTGGCGGCATTTTGCGTACAAGCTGCCGAAACCGCAGAAAAGATAGATCTCAATACTGCTTCTCTAGAAGAGCTGCAAAAGATAACCGGCGTTGGGCCGGTGATAGGCCAAAGGATAATAGAGGCAAGACCCTTTATTTCTGTCCAAGATTTAATAAAGGTGAAGGGAATTGGCGAAATAACTTTGCAAAAAATAATAGATCAAGGGCTAGCCTGGGTATCGGGAGAAATACAAACTGAGTCAATTGCTCAAGAATATGAGCCGGTTGTTAATAACGCAAAGCAGCAGCCTCAAGAAAGCTATGCTTCCGGCATTATTATCAATGAGATCCTTCCCTCTCCTGAAGGCCAAGACGAAAAAGAAGAATGGATTGAAATATTCAATCAGAATGACTTTGCAACAGATCTTTCTTTTTGGAAAATAACCGATGCTATTGGCCAAACAAAAACTTACACTTTTCCTGTTA
This region includes:
- the tsaE gene encoding tRNA (adenosine(37)-N6)-threonylcarbamoyltransferase complex ATPase subunit type 1 TsaE, with protein sequence MESIFITKSPAQTKKLGQSLAKRILKSKAYGKATVLGLVGDLGGGKTTFLQGLAKGLEIKERVLSPTFVLIKKFSTSRRSFIHIDCYRIKKAGELLGLGFKEFVSDPRNIIAVEWSDRVKKIIPKNAILLRFEFVNKNTRKIVIELKNAP
- a CDS encoding type II/IV secretion system protein; this encodes MGENFKDSTKGLKISSEKNSEFKKNIKNISDLKTEIEKATIENVSELIETIMVGAINLGASDIHVEPEKDQAKIRTRVDGLLQDVTVIEYELYESLLSRTKLLSEIKMNISDRPQDGRFSVLLETLPIEIRTSTLPAEHGESIVLRILNPKSLVDLEALGLRSDLLNLFKKEIEKPNGMIIVTGPTGSGKTTTLYAFLKKINKPEIKIITIEDPIEYHVNGISQTQVNPSKGYDFASGLQSIVRQDPDVILVGEIRDPKTCQIALQAALTGHLVFSTLHTNDAAGTIARLTSLEGSLSNIGPAVNMAVAQRLVRKVCKKCNKLITPSPHILEKFKKELKSLPKTVKIPSISKGLKIPQAKGCKECNSTGYKGRLGIFEAILIDDEMEGFILKNPSIAAFKEEAIKRGMIPMRQDGLIKVLEGLTTIEEVERVSIE
- a CDS encoding lamin tail domain-containing protein, encoding MLFLSRAEAKPGLFFLVFLFTLAAFCVQAAETAEKIDLNTASLEELQKITGVGPVIGQRIIEARPFISVQDLIKVKGIGEITLQKIIDQGLAWVSGEIQTESIAQEYEPVVNNAKQQPQESYASGIIINEILPSPEGQDEKEEWIEIFNQNDFATDLSFWKITDAIGQTKTYTFPVNTMIKAKGFLVFNRPTTKITLNNSQDGLSLIQPNGNIIDSVNYEKAPQGQSYSKMENSWTWSTVLTPGEDNMVSLPTSQDKSEQEEEQIKTRQMAAISQQMPKTPFSVFLTALGFAVLSGAIIVLTKKKLI